The proteins below are encoded in one region of Stenotrophomonas bentonitica:
- the dapF gene encoding diaminopimelate epimerase yields MSKAAAPALRFSKMHGAGNDFVVLDLRDGTPAPTPALAARLADRHTGVGCDQILTIEPPRAEGSVAAYRIWNSDGSQSEQCGNGARCVAAWLVRDGAAQGERFNIDSPLATHAIERIGSDQYAVAMGVPRFEPEQVPLLGFARARPEYVLPLQGDAVRFGAVSMGNPHAVIEVGLVDAAPVERLGPLLQQHASFPQSVNVGFVQVIDPQQARLRVFERGVGETLACGSGACAAAVVMMQRGRLQRDATVSLPGGDLRLRWPSDDAEVVMSGPAAFVFEGEWNA; encoded by the coding sequence ATGAGTAAGGCCGCTGCTCCCGCGCTGCGCTTCAGCAAGATGCACGGCGCCGGCAATGATTTCGTCGTGCTCGACCTGCGTGACGGTACGCCCGCACCGACCCCGGCGCTGGCTGCCCGGCTGGCCGACCGCCACACCGGCGTCGGCTGCGACCAGATCCTGACCATCGAACCGCCGCGCGCCGAAGGCTCGGTCGCGGCCTACCGGATCTGGAACTCGGACGGTTCGCAGTCCGAGCAGTGCGGCAATGGCGCGCGCTGCGTGGCCGCCTGGCTGGTTCGCGACGGCGCCGCGCAGGGCGAACGTTTCAACATCGACAGCCCGCTGGCCACGCACGCCATCGAGCGCATCGGCAGCGACCAGTACGCCGTGGCGATGGGCGTGCCGCGCTTCGAACCGGAGCAGGTGCCGCTGCTGGGCTTTGCCCGCGCGCGTCCGGAGTACGTGCTGCCGCTGCAGGGCGATGCCGTCCGCTTTGGCGCGGTGTCCATGGGCAACCCGCATGCGGTGATCGAAGTCGGCCTGGTCGACGCGGCACCGGTGGAGCGGCTGGGCCCGCTGCTGCAGCAGCACGCGAGCTTTCCGCAGTCGGTCAATGTCGGCTTCGTGCAGGTCATCGACCCGCAGCAGGCACGCCTGCGCGTGTTCGAGCGCGGCGTCGGCGAAACCCTGGCCTGCGGCAGCGGTGCCTGCGCCGCCGCCGTGGTGATGATGCAGCGCGGCCGCCTGCAGCGCGACGCCACCGTGTCGCTGCCGGGCGGCGACCTGCGCCTGCGCTGGCCCAGCGACGACGCCGAAGTGGTGATGTCCGGCCCCGCCGCATTCGTCTTCGAAGGGGAGTGGAACGCATGA
- a CDS encoding DUF484 family protein, translating into MSETVEKIGAHEVAAWLRRHPAFLKQFPDLALTLVVPRDDGPTASLASYQLEVLRDKNRELSRRLADLAANAQVNERLAVRTHQLTLALMKQDNAADTLRAMAASLEEDFAGDLVRLVVLQPVPGLEQAPWLQVIEEGSPLLASFRDCLKDGEPICGRLQPEKNTVLYGGRVDEVQSSALLPLPGVGLIAVGSHDGNRFYPGMGTLFLRMMGEALAVALKRFDPA; encoded by the coding sequence ATGAGCGAGACCGTCGAGAAGATCGGGGCGCATGAAGTCGCCGCCTGGTTGCGCCGCCACCCGGCGTTCCTGAAGCAGTTCCCGGACCTGGCGCTGACCCTCGTGGTGCCGCGCGATGACGGCCCCACCGCGTCGCTGGCCAGCTACCAGCTGGAAGTGCTGCGCGACAAGAACCGCGAACTGTCGCGGCGGCTGGCCGACCTGGCCGCCAACGCGCAGGTCAATGAACGCCTGGCCGTGCGCACCCACCAGCTCACCCTGGCGCTGATGAAGCAGGACAATGCGGCCGACACCCTGCGGGCGATGGCCGCGTCGCTGGAAGAGGATTTCGCCGGCGACCTGGTCCGCCTGGTGGTGCTGCAGCCGGTGCCGGGGCTGGAACAGGCGCCGTGGCTGCAGGTGATCGAGGAAGGCAGCCCGCTGCTGGCCTCGTTCCGCGACTGCCTGAAGGACGGCGAGCCGATCTGTGGCCGCCTGCAGCCGGAGAAGAACACCGTGCTGTACGGCGGGCGGGTCGACGAAGTGCAGTCCAGCGCCTTGCTGCCACTGCCCGGCGTGGGCCTGATCGCGGTCGGCAGCCATGACGGCAACCGCTTCTACCCGGGCATGGGGACGCTGTTCCTGCGCATGATGGGCGAAGCCTTGGCCGTGGCGCTCAAGCGGTTCGACCCGGCCTGA
- the xerC gene encoding tyrosine recombinase XerC — translation MNAVQDFLAYLQVERRASAHTLDAYRRDLDALGSWATQQDASAEALDGPQLRRFIADEHRRGLAPKSLQRRLSACRSFYAWLLKHQRIAASPAAGLKAPKAPRKLPQVLDADEAVRLVELPTDAPLGLRDRALLELFYSSGLRLSELCALIWRDLDFATGLVNVLGKGNRQRRVPFGSHARDALLGWRDESGGSEAQPVFPGRKGGPITQRAVQIRIRQLAQRQGLFKHVHPHMLRHSFASHILESSGDLRGVQELLGHADIATTQIYTHLDFQHLAKVYDAAHPRAKRRKDPGEGTPPGG, via the coding sequence ATGAACGCTGTCCAGGACTTCCTCGCCTACCTGCAGGTGGAGCGCCGCGCGTCGGCGCACACGCTGGACGCCTACCGGCGCGACCTGGACGCGCTCGGCAGCTGGGCGACCCAGCAGGATGCGAGCGCCGAAGCCCTCGACGGTCCGCAGCTGCGTCGGTTCATCGCCGACGAACACCGCCGCGGACTGGCGCCGAAGTCGCTGCAGCGCCGGTTGTCGGCCTGCCGCAGCTTCTATGCGTGGCTGCTCAAGCACCAGCGCATCGCCGCAAGCCCGGCCGCCGGGCTGAAGGCGCCGAAGGCGCCGCGCAAACTGCCGCAGGTGCTCGACGCGGACGAGGCGGTGCGGCTGGTGGAACTTCCCACGGACGCGCCGCTGGGCTTGCGCGACCGCGCGCTGCTGGAATTGTTCTACTCGTCCGGCCTGCGCCTGAGCGAGCTGTGCGCGTTGATCTGGCGTGACCTGGATTTCGCCACCGGCCTGGTCAACGTGCTCGGCAAGGGCAACCGGCAGCGCCGCGTGCCGTTCGGTTCGCACGCGCGCGACGCGCTGCTGGGCTGGCGCGACGAGAGCGGTGGCAGCGAGGCGCAACCGGTGTTCCCAGGACGCAAGGGCGGACCGATCACCCAGCGCGCCGTGCAGATCCGGATCCGCCAGCTGGCCCAGCGCCAGGGACTGTTCAAGCACGTGCACCCGCACATGCTGCGGCACAGTTTCGCCAGCCACATCCTGGAGTCCTCCGGCGACCTGCGCGGCGTGCAGGAACTGCTCGGCCACGCCGACATCGCCACCACCCAGATCTACACCCACCTGGACTTCCAGCACCTGGCCAAGGTGTATGACGCCGCGCATCCCCGCGCCAAGCGGCGCAAGGACCCGGGTGAGGGCACGCCGCCGGGCGGCTGA
- the lptM gene encoding LPS translocon maturation chaperone LptM: MSTNRILIPLAALALLSLSACGNKGPLVMPQKPVPVEEQVVEPAADAEATDATNDPQVVPDPVDPQLGTDTDTDDDGNE, encoded by the coding sequence ATGAGCACTAATCGCATCCTGATTCCGTTGGCAGCGCTGGCGCTGCTGTCCCTTTCGGCCTGTGGCAACAAGGGCCCGCTGGTGATGCCGCAGAAGCCGGTGCCGGTGGAAGAGCAGGTGGTCGAACCGGCCGCTGATGCCGAGGCCACCGACGCCACCAACGATCCACAGGTGGTGCCCGATCCGGTCGACCCGCAGCTCGGCACCGACACCGACACCGACGACGACGGGAATGAGTAA